One genomic window of Punica granatum isolate Tunisia-2019 chromosome 1, ASM765513v2, whole genome shotgun sequence includes the following:
- the LOC116189181 gene encoding serine racemase-like isoform X1, whose protein sequence is MTEEKSETCKEKYAADLSSIRDAHSRISSFTHKTPVMCSESINAIAGRRLFFKCECFQKGGAFKFRGACNAIFSLPDAQAAKGVVTHSSGNHAAALSLAASLRGVPAYIVIPRNAPKCKVDNVVRYGGKVIWSDATMQSRESIATKVLQETGAVLIHPFNDARIISGQGTISLELLEQAPEIDTIIVPISGGGLISGVALAAKSINPAIRILAAEPKGANDAAQSKAAGRIITLPETNTIADGLRAFLGDLTWPVVRDFVDDIIVVDDSELIEAMKLCYEILKVAVEPSGAIGLAAVLSESFRSNTTWNSCTNVAIILSGGNLDLGALWNSYMK, encoded by the exons ATGACGGAGGAAAAGAGTGAAACTTGCAAAGAGAAGTATGCAGCTGACCTTTCCTCCATTAGGGATGCGCATTCTCGAATCAGTTCATTCACACACAAAACTCCAGTTATGTGTTCAGAATCGATCAATGCAATTGCCGGAAGAAGGCTGTTTTTCAAGTGTGAATGCTTTCAGAAAGG TGGAGCATTCAAATTCAGAGGAGCTTGCAATGCCATTTTTTCTCTTCCCGATGCTCAAGCAGCAAAAGGAGTTGTCACACATAGCAG TGGGAATCATGCTGCAGCTTTGTCCTTGGCTGCGAGTTTACGAGGAGTTCCAGCATACATAGTCATACCAAGAAATGCTCCGAAATGCAAAGTGGACAATGTTGTTCGTTATGGTGGTAAGGTTATATGGAGCGACGCCACAATGCAGTCTAGGGAAAGCATTGCAACCAAAGTGCTGCAAGAAACTGGGGCAGTTCTCATACATCCATTTAATGATGCTCGTATAATAAG TGGACAGGGTACTATATCGTTGGAGCTTCTGGAGCAAGCCCCAGAAATCGACACCATTATAGTTCCCATAAGCG GTGGTGGACTCATATCAGGTGTGGCATTGGCAGCAAAATCCATCAATCCTGCAATTCGAATTTTAGCAGCTGAGCCCAAGGGAGCCAATGATGCAGCTCAGTCAAAAGCAGCCGGTCGGATAATCACTTTGCCCGAGACCAACACAATCGCTGATGGCCTTCGAGCTTTTCTTGGAGATCTCACATG GCCAGTTGTGCGAGACTTTGTCGATGATATTATAGTTGTAGATGATTCCGAGTTAATAGAAGCAATGAAGCTCTGCTACGAAATTCTTAAGGTGGCAGTGGAACCAAGCGGAGCCATTGGCCTTGCAGCTGTTCTATCAGAAAGTTTCCGATCCAATACCACTTGGAACTCTTGTACGAACGTAGCAATTATTCTCTCGGGAGGTAATCTCGATTTGGGAGCACTTTGGAACTCTTACATGAAATGA
- the LOC116189181 gene encoding serine racemase-like isoform X2, with product MLSERVCLLSLLYHENQPLCIHCPGFSVSSISDFGLTIIPNSGAFKFRGACNAIFSLPDAQAAKGVVTHSSGNHAAALSLAASLRGVPAYIVIPRNAPKCKVDNVVRYGGKVIWSDATMQSRESIATKVLQETGAVLIHPFNDARIISGQGTISLELLEQAPEIDTIIVPISGGGLISGVALAAKSINPAIRILAAEPKGANDAAQSKAAGRIITLPETNTIADGLRAFLGDLTWPVVRDFVDDIIVVDDSELIEAMKLCYEILKVAVEPSGAIGLAAVLSESFRSNTTWNSCTNVAIILSGGNLDLGALWNSYMK from the exons ATGCTTTCAGAAAGG GTCTGTCTACTGAGCTTGTTGTACCACGAAAATCAGCCACTTTGCATACATTGTCCTGGCTTTTCTGTTTCCTCCATCTCTGATTTTGGATTAACGATTATTCCCAATAGTGGAGCATTCAAATTCAGAGGAGCTTGCAATGCCATTTTTTCTCTTCCCGATGCTCAAGCAGCAAAAGGAGTTGTCACACATAGCAG TGGGAATCATGCTGCAGCTTTGTCCTTGGCTGCGAGTTTACGAGGAGTTCCAGCATACATAGTCATACCAAGAAATGCTCCGAAATGCAAAGTGGACAATGTTGTTCGTTATGGTGGTAAGGTTATATGGAGCGACGCCACAATGCAGTCTAGGGAAAGCATTGCAACCAAAGTGCTGCAAGAAACTGGGGCAGTTCTCATACATCCATTTAATGATGCTCGTATAATAAG TGGACAGGGTACTATATCGTTGGAGCTTCTGGAGCAAGCCCCAGAAATCGACACCATTATAGTTCCCATAAGCG GTGGTGGACTCATATCAGGTGTGGCATTGGCAGCAAAATCCATCAATCCTGCAATTCGAATTTTAGCAGCTGAGCCCAAGGGAGCCAATGATGCAGCTCAGTCAAAAGCAGCCGGTCGGATAATCACTTTGCCCGAGACCAACACAATCGCTGATGGCCTTCGAGCTTTTCTTGGAGATCTCACATG GCCAGTTGTGCGAGACTTTGTCGATGATATTATAGTTGTAGATGATTCCGAGTTAATAGAAGCAATGAAGCTCTGCTACGAAATTCTTAAGGTGGCAGTGGAACCAAGCGGAGCCATTGGCCTTGCAGCTGTTCTATCAGAAAGTTTCCGATCCAATACCACTTGGAACTCTTGTACGAACGTAGCAATTATTCTCTCGGGAGGTAATCTCGATTTGGGAGCACTTTGGAACTCTTACATGAAATGA
- the LOC116189200 gene encoding glutathione S-transferase T1-like: MKLKVFADRMSQPSRAVIIFCKVNGIDFEEVKVDLSKRQHLSSEFKEINPMGKVPAIVDGRFKLFESHAILIYLSCAFPGVPDHWYPADLFRRAKIQSVLDWHHSNLRQGAVGYVLNSTLAPALGRPLNPEAAAEAEKLLFSSLTKIESVWLKGKGRFLLGGFQPSIGDLSLVCEIMQLEVLDEEDRDRILGPHKKVQQWIESTRNATQPHFDEVHKVLIKVRTLLQAQRSASGKTPLASKM, from the exons atgAAGCTCAAAGTGTTTGCGGATCGAATGTCACAGCCCTCTCGGGCTGTCATCATCTTCTGCAA GGTCAACGGAATCGACTTCGAGGAGGTTAAAGTCGACCTGTCGAAGCGCCAGCACTTATCTTCGGAATTCAAAG AGATTAATCCGATGGGGAAAGTTCCTGCAATCGTAGACGGAAGGTTTAAGCTGTTTGAGAG CCACGCGATCCTCATCTATCTCTCCTGTGCATTCCCTGGAGTTCCCGATCATTG GTACCCGGCAGATCTTTTCAGGAGAGCTAAGATTCAGTCAGTATTGGACTGGCATCACTCCAATCTGCGGCAAGGAGCAG TTGGTTATGTTCTGAATTCCACACTGGCTCCGGCCCTTGGTCGTCCTCTGAATCCAGAGGCCGCAGCTGAAGCTGAGAAACTTCTCTTCTCATCCTTGACAAAAATTGAGTCGGTGTGGCTCAAAGGGAAGGGCCGCTTCTTGTTGGGTGGCTTTCAACCTTCAATAGGAGATCTTAGCTTAGTGTGTGAAATCATGCAATTGGAG GTCCTGGATGAGGAGGACCGTGATCGTATTCTTGGTCCGCACAAGAAAGTACAGCAGTGGATCGAAAGTACGAGAAATGCGACTCAACCTCACTTTGATGAGGTGCACAAGGTCCTCATCAAAGTCAGGACATTGCTCCAAGCTCAGCGATCTGCAAGCGGTAAAACGCCACTGGCTTCGAAAATGTGA
- the LOC116207168 gene encoding serine racemase-like, translating into MTEEKSDPCKEKYAADLSSIRDAHSRIRSICSPRLYSKAAGRIITLPETYTIADGLRAFLGDLTWPVVRDFVDDIIVVDDSEIIEAMKLCYEILKLAVEPSGAIGLAAVLSESFRSNTTWNSCSNVAIILSGGNLDLGALWNSYMK; encoded by the exons ATGACGGAGGAAAAGAGTGACCCTTGCAAAGAGAAGTATGCAGCTGACCTTTCTTCCATCAGGGATGCGCATTCTCGAATCA GATCAATCTGTAGTCCCAGGTTGTATTCAAAAGCAGCTGGTAGGATTATCACTTTGCCCGAGACCTACACAATCGCTGATGGCCTTCGAGCTTTTCTTGGAGATCTCACATG GCCAGTTGTGCGAGACTTTGTCGATGATATTATAGTTGTAGATGATTCCGAGATAATAGAAGCAATGAAGCTCTGCTACGAAATTCTTAAGCTGGCAGTGGAGCCCAGCGGAGCCATTGGCCTTGCAGCTGTTCTATCAGAAAGTTTCCGATCTAATACCACTTGGAACTCTTGTTCGAACGTAGCAATTATTCTCTCAGGAGGTAATCTCGATTTAGGAGCACTTTGGAACTCTTACATGAAATGA